One stretch of Haladaptatus sp. R4 DNA includes these proteins:
- a CDS encoding NUDIX hydrolase — protein MTLDDLWFLATEADQRAEQAYHRLTERHTGFMEFTRTYDVSRRRFRTLARRVSDTGAPYGAHTIVYRPSGEILLVWHGGLDTWVLPGGGIQEDESYRETAERELCEEAGVEANYEGLGIATRTAIRCGEYSTWGILPVFQACAKTTTPTVRDPDGEITDAKWFGKLPENTRDREQLVAWQENEFG, from the coding sequence ATGACGCTCGATGACCTCTGGTTTCTCGCTACCGAGGCGGACCAGCGGGCCGAACAGGCCTATCATCGACTGACGGAGCGACACACGGGATTTATGGAGTTCACCCGGACGTACGATGTCTCCCGGCGGCGATTTCGGACGCTCGCCCGGCGCGTCTCGGACACCGGCGCGCCGTACGGCGCACACACCATCGTCTATCGGCCGTCCGGCGAAATCCTCCTCGTCTGGCACGGCGGGTTGGACACGTGGGTGCTCCCCGGCGGCGGCATTCAGGAAGACGAGTCCTACCGCGAAACCGCGGAACGGGAACTCTGCGAGGAGGCGGGCGTGGAAGCGAACTACGAAGGACTCGGAATCGCAACCCGTACTGCAATTCGGTGCGGCGAGTACTCGACGTGGGGTATCCTCCCCGTGTTTCAGGCGTGTGCGAAGACGACGACGCCGACGGTCCGCGACCCGGACGGCGAGATAACGGATGCGAAATGGTTCGGGAAGTTACCCGAAAACACCCGCGACCGCGAGCAGTTGGTCGCGTGGCAGGAAAACGAGTTCGGCTAG